In Desulfovibrio sp. 86, the following proteins share a genomic window:
- a CDS encoding carbonic anhydrase, which yields MKSVESLLQGNELFQKNYFKKNEAELLELVRSGQHPKALFIGCADSRVIPSLITNAPPGQLFVLRNVGNFVAPHKPDEDYHAMASGIEYAVTTLDISEIIICGHTYCGAIEALYKEISGEQLIHTKKWLSLGKKAKELALLALGKNADKDRLLRLTEKLSIVFQIENLLTYPYVREKVENGALHIHGWLYHIESGEMEYYDPDQHEFLTLSRSEAAS from the coding sequence ATGAAGAGTGTTGAAAGCCTGTTGCAGGGCAATGAACTGTTTCAAAAAAACTATTTCAAAAAGAATGAAGCCGAGCTTCTGGAACTTGTCAGAAGCGGCCAGCATCCCAAAGCGCTCTTTATCGGCTGCGCCGACTCCAGAGTTATCCCCTCGCTTATAACCAACGCTCCTCCCGGCCAGCTTTTCGTGTTGCGCAACGTGGGCAACTTTGTGGCTCCCCACAAGCCGGACGAAGACTATCACGCTATGGCCTCCGGCATAGAATACGCCGTCACCACCCTGGATATTTCAGAAATCATCATCTGCGGGCATACGTACTGCGGGGCCATCGAGGCCCTGTACAAGGAAATCAGCGGCGAACAGCTCATCCACACCAAGAAGTGGCTTTCACTTGGCAAGAAGGCCAAGGAGCTCGCCCTGCTCGCGCTTGGCAAGAATGCCGACAAGGACAGGCTGCTGCGTCTGACGGAAAAGCTCTCCATTGTCTTTCAGATTGAAAACCTGCTCACCTATCCTTACGTCAGGGAAAAGGTGGAGAATGGCGCCCTGCATATCCATGGCTGGCTCTACCATATCGAATCCGGCGAAATGGAATACTATGATCCCGACCAGCACGAGTTTCTGACACTGAGCAGGTCGGAAGCCGCGTCATAG